The genomic window TCCTGGGCCAGAACTTCCAGGAACCAGGAGATGCTGCTCTTCCTGCTGTTCTCTCATTGGCCAGGCTGCATCTGGGGCATTCAGTTGTGGACACCACAATTTACAAAGGGCACTGATGAGCCAGGGAGTTTctagggggaagggggaagggctCCAGGTCATGCCAGATAAGGAGGGGTTGAAGGATCCAAGGATCTTtactctggagaagagaaggttcAGGAAGAACATGGTGACTCTCTTCAAGCCCTGGAATCTATCCTAGGAATGGAAGAGGGATCCAACCTGCTGTGTGTGGTTGGTGCTGGAGGGAGTCACAAAGAGGAAGATGTTGGCTTGATTTTCCTCAACTGGAGTAGACAGCCTTGGAAGGCAGTGAATTCGGCCCTCTTTGGAGGTCTCCAAGCCAGTTGTCCATTCTGTTATATGAGGAAGTATTGGAGTGTTTGGTCAttgaggtccttttcagctctgaaatTGTGTGATCATATGACAATCTCTGTCTTCTGCTGTCTGAAGGCCTTGTTCagcttggtcccagagggcagggATTCCTGTTTGGACTTGATATCCAAACCCTGTCATTTCACACATGGatgaactgaggcccagagaatggGAAAGATCTCTTCTAAAGTCACACAAGAAGTCCGTGgctcctggctgtgtgaccttgggcatgtcacttcttCCTCTTGCCACTCTTCGGCCTTAGAATTaagactaagacagaaggtaagaggtttgtttttttaaaagggtcAGTAGCAGAACGAAtccttgaattcaggtcttctaacaACAGTGTGCAAAGAGAGAACTTCCTAATAATGAGCTCTAACACTGCCAGAGTGGGAGAGGGGACAAAGGATTGCAGCGAGTTTCCTGCAGGAGACTGGATGCCAGAGAGGGGCCTCCTAGCCCTAGCTCAGGGTCAGGTTGGATTGGATGATGTTGGCAGCTCCCAGATCTCATAATTCTACTCTGCCATACACCCCTGGCCCCTGCCTGTCCTTAGCCGTTCATAGTTATTTTACTTGTGTACCTCTGATGAAGCCGTGTAGCCTTTTGGATCCTTACTTTCCCCCtctagaaatcaaggataaacaACTTCATTCCCAGCCTAAGGCTGTGCTGAGGAAAGAACTCTACAAACCCCAAACCAGGATTGGAGAAATGATTGTTGCCATTATTATATTTTTGCAAAAAACACAACACTCTGATTCTATGTTGGGACCTACAGAGTGTTTGGAGCCTTTCCTAGCAGGAGCTCTCAGAGGCTGGACTggcctcctctccctccccacccagggtcctgctGGAGATGGAGAGGCAGGGGGCAGCCCTGTGTCCAGAAGTCTGGCAGCTCCTGGACAAGCGTTGTTCGTTCAATAGACGTTGGCCCAGCTGGCATCGTTGCCATTGTTTTTGGATCTCTGCTTGTACCTGTGGCAGTCAAGGGGCAAGGAAAGGACACGGCCATTACCAATTGGCCTCCCTTGGGGAAGAAGATCATAGTGGATCTGGGGGTTTCATACCTCTTTGTTGATGAAACAGAATAGGATGCTGACAAAAAGGCcctggagagaagggggagagaagaggttgAATGAATGGAAAATCTTTCTGGAAGCATGAGCCCTTTCCTAAATAAAAGGCCAGGACTTCCGAACCATCAGTAATGGAGAACCTTTTAAAGATGGTGTTCCAGGCCTCATGCTCCCAGATTGAGTACTGGCCATCCCCCTTACCCCACatgagggaaggagaaagcactTTCATTGGTAGTAGTGAGGTGAGGAATgccctcaggcatggtggaaagggagaaggtagcagctctgcccaagtccctctgcctttctagtaacaaattggaggggggggggtgaCACATGCCCACAGacagcactctgtgtgccatttttggcaccgatgccataggttcaccaccactgctTACATTCTCTCCATGGACTAAGCTGATCATCTTTGCATGCCCTATATTTTTGTGCTAAAACTTTATGAGCCTAGAAATGTGAGCTAGATGGCATTGCTGGCTCTAAGGTGATATGCAAGGGTGAGCAAGTCCTCAGATCTGGGCCTGAATGCCAGCACCAATGCTACTAGGGAAGTGCCTTCCTCTTTCAGAGCCCAAGTTTTGTAAAATGTGGAGGTGTAGGCTAAATGACTCTAGAGCCAGACTTTCAGGGTTGgccatttttgctttctttgtactTGGAGCCTTGATGGGAGTGAGGAAAGTCCAATCTGAGAAGCCTTCTCAAAGGAATTTACAAAACCAAGTCAAGATTGGATTGAAGGTCCAAAGGGCAGGAGTGGCAGATGGTGGATCTGGGGTGGAACtgagacagttcctgccctaGTACCCTACCTGGAAGGAGCTGAGGAAGATCTCAAAGCACAGTTTGGTGTAGCGAAGGGTGCCTTCTGCTTGTTCCTCTGTCACAGGTGCAAACACCACCTCATGTATGCCCAGGAGGGGAACCAGGGTCAGTGTGGACCTGGCCAGTCTAGAGGATAGAGGGAGTATGAATCCCCAGAGTCCTTCTGCCCCTCCCCCAATGGAAATTTTCACTGACCCCAAGGTCTCCCCATCCCCAACCTGAGCCTGTAGTCCTGGCAACGCATCTGGTGAGCCCTCAGCTTGGCCAACAGGATGCCCAGAATTTGAATGAAGATAAGGAAATTAATCTGAAGAGTGGAGTGAGAAAATGTAGTGAAGGGTCATGCTAGGGGGAGAGGGCAAAACTGTTAGGGTTTGAAATCAAGTAGGAAGCTAGAGAAAGGAGGTTCCAGACTCATAGACTGTTAGAACTTAAAATATTAGCACTGTGGAGAGTTGGGATTCAAGAACATAAAATGTTAGATCATTACAACTTTGGAGGATTAAAcctagaatttgaacacagaatcTGAGAATGGTAAAGTCCATTTTATCTAGCCATCCTATTTATtagcttcttcctctcttcctgccCCTCACTAGTTAGCACTGAGGCTAACGGAGGAAGCCTAGGGATATGAGGCTTTGGGGAACCTTGGGGAATGTTGGGTGCTCCAGTCTCAGAGAGGGGTGCCCATATAGTCAGGAATGAGAGGCCAAGAGGGAAGACACCTAGAAAAATAGAACCATCAAGGagggcttcctggaagaggtgggAAACCAACATAGGCTCTGAGGAAGGGACTCTGAATTAGGGAGTTGGGTTGGGATGGAGGATGGAACAGACACCTTCCCTCTGTAAGAGAGAGACGAAATTCAGAGAAGAGGCCCATGGCAGAACAGAGAATGGGGATCATACCAAGATGGTACCGAGGATGGGTGTGCGGATAATCCACCAGATAGCCTTGATCTCATTCCGTTCCCAGCACCTGGAAGAAGGAACTCTCCAAGGTCCTGATTAGCCCGTCCTCTCTGGCCCCGCCTTCAGACAGGCCACACCCACATTCCTTCCCAGCCCCGCCCACTACATCCATTCACGTCGCCCCGGAACAGGCCACGCCCACGTTCCCTGCTAGCTCCGCCTCCTGGCGTCCACCTTTCACTCACTGCGTGTTCTCGTAGAGGTGGCGAGAGATGACCCACGGGATGACGAAGAGCGCAGGGACCCCTGTGAAAACCAGCCATGCCCACAGAGGTCACGAGCCAGGGACCCCCTCCCGCGAGAGATGGGGGCTCTTGGGGAGTCTAAAGCTTTTCAAGGAGAGGGAACGTGAAATACTTAAAAACCCTGGCGAAGCCCTAGACACTCTCTTTTTCAGGGAGCCTTGGGccgctctgtctctgtctctgtcattgtctctctccctctctgcctctgactctctgtgtgtctctttctgtgtgtttctgtctctctctgtcattgtctctctctctgtgtgtctctttctctgtctctgtcattgtctctctctgtctctgtttctgtttgtctctttctgtctctccctttgtctctgtatgtctctttgtctctgtctctctgactctgtctcctgtctgtctctgtcattgtttctttctgtcactgtctctttctgtctctgtcactgtatctctgcctctctttgtctctctgactgtcactctgtgtctctgactctgtctcggtctcctctgtctgtctctgtcattgtttctctctctgcctgtcttgatctctctctctttctctgtctctctctgcctctgcctctgtctgtctctctctgtgtctctgtatctctctccacTTATTCACATATTGTCTTTTCCATTTGAAGGGTTCCTCTTCGAAGGCAGGGACTACTTTTTGCCTCTGTATCCTCGGGATGTAGCACAGCTCCCACCCACagaaagtgcttaacaaatgtttagagggcagctagatggctcagtggactgagagccaggccaggagaagggaggttctgagttcaaatttgaccccaggtacttcctggctgtgtgaccctggactagtcacttcacccccattgcgtagcccttactgctgctctgcctcagaaccagtacacagtattgcttgtaagagggaagggaaggggttaaaaatgtttgttgcctGCCTGGAATGAGAGGTGGAAGGGTCTCTAGAGTGAGGAGGTGCCGTGTAAGACTCACCCCAGCCAAGAAACAAGTAGCATCTGAAGTGTCTCTCCTCTGAAAAGGCCGTGAGCACCAGCAAGCTGTACAGGTACACGCCTTCCACCAACAGCCACATGTGGTTAGCACTGACACAATACTGAGTCACAATCTGGGCCACTCGGCAAGTGGCAAGAGTCTGGAGGTGGGAAGATCAGAAGCCGGCCAAACCTCCCAGGAGAGAGCCCTCCTCCAATAACCAGCCGTCTCCCCCAGCCCCCCATCAACCAGATGCTCTCTCCCTTGATGAAGGTCCCCATTCTAGTCCCGGtctagggagaggaaaagagacaagAGTGTGAGCAGTCAAATAGTGGGGAGCAGGCCAAGGCAGGTAGGGAGAGGGTGGTAGAGTCCAGTGGCCacagagcatggaatgtcagaagatAAAGCCTAGACGTCACGGCTAGGAAGCTCCTTGGACGAGAGAGAGAACCTAGAACGTTGGCATAAGAGAACTGCGGGCTCTGGGCACACACTAAAAGGGGGAATGAAGGGAGAACCAAGAATTCGCCTGATGAGGGAGCACCTGAGCTGGGTGTCCAGTGCGAAGGCCCAAGGTGGGCAGTAGTTTGTCCCGAGTAAGGATGGCGGCTGCCCGAAAGACAAAGGAGACGAACAGATTCACGTGGATGTAGTTTCGGGTGCATCGAAGCTTCCTGGAGGGATGGATCGTGCCagaatctgctgagctacccatgGGCCACCAAATCTGCTTTCCCCGAGCAGCCCCTCTTTCGTGCTCCCATATGCCTCCTTTCTAGTTACCCTTAAGGAAGTGTGCCCGGGCTGACCCTCCACCAGTGCCCGAAGAGTGGTCGCCACATCTTTGGCTCGAGAGGAGAATCCACTCGCTCCAAGACGGACGGCTCTCCGTCAGCCAGATTTTCCTGGCATGGAGCCTAGATCCGTGTACGTCCCCCCTAGCCCTTCTAGTTCTCCCCTCCAGAGCCAGTCAAGAACAAGAGTA from Monodelphis domestica isolate mMonDom1 chromosome 4, mMonDom1.pri, whole genome shotgun sequence includes these protein-coding regions:
- the GIPR gene encoding gastric inhibitory polypeptide receptor, whose protein sequence is MWKPPSLLILLLSYSVLRSAQGAGEDGTSPQASSPGSTALEELQRRWAQYRDQCLEDLAAVEPIAGPTCNGTFDEYACWPHSAPNTTASVPCPWYLPWHQEVTKGSVLRLCGADGQWGRWRSHSQCEAPEGERVFQGQRLILERLQLVYTVGYSLSLVALLLALLLLSSFRKLRCTRNYIHVNLFVSFVFRAAAILTRDKLLPTLGLRTGHPAQTLATCRVAQIVTQYCVSANHMWLLVEGVYLYSLLVLTAFSEERHFRCYLFLGWGVPALFVIPWVISRHLYENTQCWERNEIKAIWWIIRTPILGTILINFLIFIQILGILLAKLRAHQMRCQDYRLRLARSTLTLVPLLGIHEVVFAPVTEEQAEGTLRYTKLCFEIFLSSFQGLFVSILFCFINKEVQAEIQKQWQRCQLGQRLLNEQRLSRSCQTSGHRAAPCLSISSRTLGGEGEEASPASESSC